The nucleotide sequence CCAATTCCGGAGGCACTATGGAACTGTACGTCAATCTTTTCACTTTACCTGATCACTTGGGCATTTTCGTATTCTGATTATACTTAAGATCATGTTCTGATTAAACGCTATGATCAAACTTGGTAACTTTATTGTTAGTTAGATTTTCTCTGAGGCTCTGCATTGTCGTTATCTTTCGAACGGGACCCGAAATGCTTCAGATTTTTAGTGTCTTTAACTTGATTAGTGATTATATCGATGTTCATTGGATTGAGCAAAGAAGTTAATTAGAGGGATCTATGAAGTAATGGAAAACCCATTAAAAtgttaagaaaataaatttataaattgaaaCAAACTCTAGGGTCGCTAATATGTGAAGTATAGAAACCAATTGCCTTTGCATGCTTGTAAATTCTAGATGGCTTATGCGATCCTTCTGTTGGGTAGTGTCTTTATCgatgtcaagtttaatctttGATGTAATTTATACCGAGGCTAATGATATTTAAGTGTTGAAGCAGAAAGCAGAACCTGATGATGTGTTATTTTCTTAAGCCTGATACATGCTGCTTATGCCTTTGCAGGAATGCATTGAATATCCAGATATTCCTTAAAATGCATAGGTCAGATTACGCGGAGAGACAGCTGCGGCTCATGCAACAGGTTGACGAGGACCACACGCTAACTCAACTTGCAATGGCATGGTTAAATCTGGCAGTGGTAATTAAATATTTGTCTTCCTTTCAGTTGCCCTGAAATACTAGATATCACAGTTCATGTTTGTAATTTCACATTCTTCGAAATCAGGGTGGTTCCAAGATACAGGAGGCATATCTCATCTTCCAAGATTTCTCTGAGAAGTCTCAGGCTACGAGTTTGATCCTCAATGGAAAGGCTGTTTGCTGTATGCATATGGGAAACTTTGATGAAGCCGAAACACTACTTCTTGAAGCACTGCAAAAGGCAAGTACCAAGTAATATATTGGTGGCTTTTCTAGAGCTTTTAAGGTGTCTACAGTTTGTATCCCGTCAATTAGAAAAACTTCACAAAGTCAAGGGCTTACTACACAAAATTACATGATTACATCATTATGCATGCTCAACTCAAATCTGACTAAATCAAATGACTATTTTTGCTGGAATTAATAATGAGTTGTATACTTGCACGTCATTTGTTGcatttttctgcttttcttgtTTCCCTATATTTATCTCTCCATGTTCATCTACTTTCCCGTTTACTCGGAAATCTTGTATTGTTGTAATGGTCCATTAATACACATGCGCATTCTCATATTGCCAACTGTATAGGAGCGGCATAGGATTACGCATATTTCTTTTAAGACATTTTTAGAGTAATAAAAGTGCCATTTTGTTCTGCCACAGGATGCAAAGGATCCAGAAACTCTAGCCAACCTTGTTGTATGCTGTCTTCACCTGGGAAAGCCATCTTCTCGTTTCCTCAGGTAAATCTCAAAGGCTACTTCATACTGCCGTTGTGACACGTCTTTTTACGTCATCCATAAATTTTGTTATTTCATATTATCATAACACTGGAATTATTTGTATTTGCCCCATATCGTGTGCAACTGTAGAATATAATGGTCAGTGATTGAATGTTTTACTGTTTTTCAGCCAGTTGAAAATTGGGCACCCAAATCACTTGCTCGTCAAGCGGGCCGCGGAGGCAGAACAGAACATTAACCAAGCTCTTCAAACAGCTGGTTGAAACCTCAGAAGTGGTTTGTACACGAGCCGATTAGTGCTATTATATACTCCTTAGATCTTTCGCGACGGCTCATCTTTTGATTTGTAAACTGAGAAGATATATATTCAACTGAAAAGATGTATTTAGTAGACAGAGGTCAAATCTTTGGGTAtggtttctttgatttttcaacGATATGGAGTCCAAGTTTGTGATTAATTGCACTCGCTTTCAGCATTTTTTTCCCAATACTGTGATGTTTTGTACATTACAGTAACATTTTTGTTAGCATTCAAAAGATAAAACAGTAATCCTGCTACAAAATCCACAATTTACGACTTGATTATTGTTAAACAACAACTAAGCCTTATCTCACTGAGTAGAGTCGTCGGCTGTATGAATTTTAGACGCCATTGTTTTTGCACCAAGTCTTTCATTAGCGACTTGATTATTGTTAACTATTAACAATTtcaattatttcttttcatgGTAAAAACAAAGTGCT is from Malus sylvestris chromosome 5, drMalSylv7.2, whole genome shotgun sequence and encodes:
- the LOC126621083 gene encoding coatomer subunit epsilon-1-like, whose translation is MAAVAAGPDHLFNLRNNFYLGAYQAAINNSDLPNLSPDDAVERDCLVFRSYIALGSYQLVINEIDASAATPLQAVKLLALYLSGPDFKESAISNLKELLADPAVGNNPTLRLIAGTVFMHEQDYNEALKYTNSGGTMELNALNIQIFLKMHRSDYAERQLRLMQQVDEDHTLTQLAMAWLNLAVGGSKIQEAYLIFQDFSEKSQATSLILNGKAVCCMHMGNFDEAETLLLEALQKDAKDPETLANLVVCCLHLGKPSSRFLSQLKIGHPNHLLVKRAAEAEQNINQALQTAG